In the Anastrepha obliqua isolate idAnaObli1 chromosome 1, idAnaObli1_1.0, whole genome shotgun sequence genome, one interval contains:
- the LOC129235806 gene encoding aminopeptidase N-like, whose protein sequence is MYRNKVSGSAILFAMLAIIVYCQAATHGSGIPPRYDKYSYLAERFLPRKPVALSETDTDLNYRLPNATEPLHYDVELTTNVHNGTKKFTGTVKILLEVIDNTNTIVLHERQLSEIKATISNANGTGGVQEQLSTSYEEAREFLSLTPTNQSLTFSKGTFWVLTITYAGELRVDNLGFYLSTYTDEKDNTHYLATTQFAPYHARYAFPCYDEPAKRATFTITINHDPSLNAMSNMPLDEEMSRPGYSVFQKTPSMSTYVVAFVVSDFEYTEGVLNSIPQRVYTRPGTKQNQQWALVSGMLFLQSLAEYYNIDFVLPKLYQVGVPDFFFAAMENWGLVTYREQYMMYNNKTSTIFAKTDSANTIAHEYCHQWFGNLVTLKWWTYLWLKEGFANLFAWKTIDTIYPDWDVYQLFLIADFHVALFADSTGQSNPMTHYVQTPSEIIARYDAISYSKGASVLYMWQCVLTDEVFRQGLNLYLTTNQYGAADEYQLFEALSIAADAQNVSLPATMAAMFSSWSQQSGYPLLTVTRNYNNDKFTITQEAFYQNTSLTSDKTWYIPLNYAHKSNPDYRNTTASHFMLKTKEIEISDNSLAADDWLILNKQSTGFYRINYDEQNWNLIIDELKSRPYKFHPRNRAQLINDLYWCTFTDRIDHSILLNLLQYLSNEDQYAPWSMSYTIIFTLDYYLNTDKEYKNFQLFVASLVTGLYEKLGVNDISGEQPLTKFIRNIAIDIACLSGFESCLTETNNKLKELMNNGITIEPNVRFNIYCNGLRQSDDAEFDFVYNQILQSSDQAFRDSLTSTLGCSQTESQLQKFVSSSINMSVEWRSQDRTTLLGAAYSRSSVGLLVCIEFLNENWEAYSNLNPDSSGMNPLYQTMVDMSTYIYSKEQETNYLVLLDKVKDSDKLPNDLETVAKANIQSNFNWLNKNRDPIMLWMKKFAQGGSAAL, encoded by the exons ATGTACCGCAACAAAGTGAGCGGAAGTGCTATACTTTTTGCCATGTTGGCCATTATTGTGTACTGTCAAGCGGCAACGCACGGCTCTGGTATACCACCTCGATATGATAAGTACTCGTATCTTGCAGAACGTTTCCTACCTAGAAAACCCGTTGCTTTGAGTGAGACAGATACTGATCTGAATTATCGCCTACCCAACGCCACTGAACCACTGCACTATGACGTCGAACTGACAACGAATGTGCACAACGGCACGAAGAAATTCACAGGCACTGTAAAAATTCTTTTAGAAGTTATCGACAACACAAATACCATAGTTTTGCATGAACGTCAactgtcagaaatcaaagcAACCATTTCAAACGCAAACGGAACGGGTGGTGTTCAAGAACAGCTAAGCACCTCGTATGAGGAGGCACGTGAATTTCTTAGTCTAACACCAACAAACCAGTCACTCACCTTTAGCAAAGGCACTTTTTGGGTTTTGACCATCACCTATGCAGGAGAATTGCGTGTCGATAATTTGGGATTTTACTTGTCCACCTATACAGATGAAAAAGACAACACACA TTATTTAGCAACGACACAATTTGCGCCGTATCATGCTCGATATGCATTCCCATGCTACGATGAGCCAGCCAAGCGTGCGACATTCACAATCACTATTAACCATGATCCCTCATTAAATGCCATGTCAAATATGCCTCTGGACGAAGAGATGAGCAG ACCTGGATATTCTGTCTTCCAAAAGACTCCTAGTATGTCAACTTATGTAGTAGCGTTTGTTGTGTCCGATTTCGAATATACCGAAGGAGTGTTGAACTCGATTCCACAAAGAGTCTACACTCGTCCAGGTACAAAGCAGAATCAGCAATGGGCATTGGTTTCCGGAATGTTGTTTCTGCAAAGCCTTGCTGAATATTACAATATCGATTTCGTACTGCCGAAACTCTATCAAGTAGGTgtgccagattttttttttgccgccaTGGAAAACTGGGGCTTAGTTACATATCGAGAGCAATACATGATGTACAACAACAAGACATCGACAATATTTGCGAAAACTGATAGTGCCAATACCATTGCCCACGAATACTGCCATCAATGGTTTGGCAACTTAGTAACTCTCAAATGGTGGACGTATCTTTGGCTGAAAGAAGGTTTTGCTAACCTCTTCGCTTGGAAGACGATAGATACG aTATATCCTGACTGGGACGTCTATCAGCTGTTCCTTATCGCCGACTTTCATGTTGCACTCTTTGCAGATAGTACAGGCCAATCAAATCCAATGACGCATTACGTGCAAACTCCATCCGAGATCATTGCACGTTACGATGCTATTTCGTATTCGAAAGGAGCCTCTGTACTTTATATGTGGCAGTGTGTGTTGACTGACGAAGTGTTCCGCCAAGGACTAAATCTTTATTTGACTACAAA TCAATATGGTGCTGCTGATGAGTATCAACTCTTCGAAGCTCTTAGTATAGCAGCTGATGCGCAAAACGTGTCACTTCCTGCGACTATGGCGGCTATGTTCTCAAGTTGGTCTCAACAATCCGGTTACCCTCTACTCACCGTTACACGTAATTACAACAATGACAAGTTCACCATAACTCAAGAAGCTTTCTACCAGAATACTAGCTTAACATCAGACAAAACTTGGTACATCCCCTTGAATTATGCCCACAAATCAAATCCAGACTACCGTAACACCACCGCATCGCATTTTATGCTCAAAACGAAAGAAATCGAAATCAGCGATAATAGTCTAGCAGCTGATGATTGGTTGATTCTCAATAAACAATCGACCGGTTTCTATCGCATCAATTACGATGAACAAAACTGGAATCTTATCATTGATGAGCTGAAATCACGACCATACAAATTCCATCCACGCAATCGAGCTCAACTAATTAATGACCTTTACTGGTGCACTTTTACAGATCGAATCGACCACAGCATCCTACTTAATTTGCTGCAATATTTGTCGAACGAAGATCAGTACGCACCTTGGTCTATGAGCTACACTATAATCTTCACATTGGATTATTATCTGAATACTGATAAGGAATACAAAAATTTCCAACTCTTCGTGGCCTCATTAGTGACAGGACTGTATGAGAAGTTGGGTGTGAATGATATATCTGGCGAGCAACCTCTTACCAAGTTCATACGTAATATTGCCATTGATATCGCTTGTTTATCCGGATTTGAGAGCTGTCTAACAGAAACGAATAACAAATTAAAGGAATTAATGAACAATGGTATCACCATCGAACCAAACGTacgatttaatatttattgcaaCGGTCTACGACAGTCCGATGATGCAGAATTCGATTTTGTCTATAACCAAATATTGCAATCCAGTGATCAAGCGTTCCGTGACTCACTCACCTCTACATTGGGTTGTTCGCAAACCGAGTCTCAACTACAAAAATTTGTGAGTAGCTCAATCAATATGTCGGTCGAATGGCGATCACAAGATCGCACCACCTTACTCGGTGCAGCGTATTCGCGTAGCAGTGTTGGACTTTTGGTGTGTATTGAATTTCTCAACGAAAATTGGGAGGCATACAGTAATTTGAATCCCGATAGCAGCGGAATGAATCCACTTTATCAAACAATGGTTGACATGTCCACCTACATATATAGCAAGGAGCAAGAAACCAAT TATTTGGTGTTACTGGATAAAGTAAAGGACAGCGATAAGCTGCCAAACGATTTGGAGACTGTCGCCAAAGCAAATATTCAATCTAATTTTAACTGGTTGAACAAAAATCGTGATCCGATTATGCTCTGGATGAAAAAGTTCGCCCAGGGTGGCAGTGCTGCACTCTAA
- the LOC129236842 gene encoding aminopeptidase N-like produces MSCVYPDWDVYQMFLIDDFQVALAADGSGQANPMTHYVQTPSEISARYDDISYSKAASVLYMWQCVLTDEVFRQGLNLYLTTNQYTAADESQLFEALSNAADAQNVSLPATMAAMFSSWSQQSGYPLLTVTRNYNNNTFTITQDAFFPNKNQTSDKTWYIPLNYAHKSNPDYRNTTASHFMLKTKEIEISDNSLAADDWLILNKQSTGFYRINYDEQNWNLIIDELKSRPYKFHSRNRAQLIYDLYQYTSTDRIDYSMLFNLLEYLPNEDQYAPWATSYSVILTLKVYLNSDTEYNNFLLYVASLVTGHFEKLGLNDVSGAQRLTVLVRNLVIELACLSGVESCLTETKNKLKEIVDNGITIEPSLRWNVYCYGIRQSGDTEFDFVYNQILQSSDQAFRDSFTSTLGCSQTESQLQKFVSSSINMSVEWRSQERITLLGAVYSSSSVGLLVCIEFLNENWEAYSNLNPEFTGVNPLYQAMVDMSTYIFNNEQETKYLALLDKVKGSDKLPNDLETVAKANIQSNFDWLNENRDPIMLWMKKFAEGGSAAL; encoded by the exons ATGAGTTGC gTATATCCTGACTGGGACGTTTATCAGATGTTCCTTATCGACGACTTTCAAGTTGCACTCGCTGCTGATGGTTCAGGCCAAGCAAATCCAATGACGCATTACGTGCAAACTCCATCCGAGATCTCTGCACGTTACGATGATATTTCGTATTCGAAAGCAGCCTCGGTACTGTATATGTGGCAGTGTGTGCTGACCGACGAAGTGTTCCGCCAAGGACTAAATCTTTATTTGACTACAAA TCAGTATACTGCTGCTGATGAGTCGCAGCTCTTCGAAGCTCTTAGTAATGCTGCTGATGCCCAAAACGTATCACTTCCTGCGACTATGGCGGCTATGTTCTCAAGCTGGTCTCAACAATCAGGTTACCCTCTACTCACCGTTACACgtaattacaacaataacacatTCACCATAACCCAAGATGCTTTCTTCccaaacaaaaatcaaacatCTGACAAAACTTGGTACATCCCCTTGAATTATGCCCACAAATCAAATCCAGACTACCGTAACACCACCGCATCGCATTTTATGCTCAAAACGAAAGAAATCGAAATCAGCGATAATAGTCTAGCAGCTGATGATTGGTTGATTCTCAATAAACAATCGACCGGTTTCTATCGCATCAATTACGATGAACAAAACTGGAATCTTATCATTGATGAGCTGAAATCACGACCATACAAATTCCATTCACGCAATCGAGCTCAACTAATTTACGACCTCTACCAGTACACTTCTACAGATCGCATCGACTACAGCATGCTATTTAATTTGCTTGAATATTTGCCGAACGAGGATCAGTACGCACCTTGGGCTACGAGCTACTCTGTAATTCTTACATTGAAAGTGTATCTGAATAGTGATACGGAATACAACAATTTCTTACTCTACGTAGCCTCATTGGTGACAGGACATTTTGAGAAGTTAGGCCTGAATGATGTATCTGGAGCACAGCGTCTTACCGTGCTAGTACGTAACCTCGTCATTGAACTCGCTTGCTTGTCAGGAGTTGAGAGCTGTCTGACGGAgacgaaaaacaaattaaaggaaatAGTGGACAATGGTATCACCATCGAACCAAGCTTACGATGGAATGTGTACTGTTACGGCATACGTCAGTCCGGTGATACTGAATTCGATTTTGTCTATAACCAAATATTGCAATCCAGTGATCAAGCGTTTCGTGACTCATTCACCTCTACATTGGGTTGTTCGCAAACCGAGTCTCAACTACAAAAATTTGTGAGTAGCTCAATCAATATGTCTGTTGAATGGCGATCACAAGAGCGCATCACCTTACTCGGTGCAGTGTATTCGAGCAGCAGTGTTGGACTCTTAGTGTGTATTGAATTTCTCAACGAAAATTGGGAGGCATACAGTAATTTAAATCCGGAATTCACCGGAGTTAACCCACTTTATCAAGCAATGGTTGACATGTCCACCTACATATTTAACAATGAGCAAGAAACCAAA TATTTGGCGTTACTGGATAAGGTAAAGGGCAGCGATAAGCTGCCAAACGATTTGGAGACTGTCGCCAAAGCAAATATTCAATCTAATTTTGACTGGTTGAACGAAAATCGTGATCCGATTATGTTGTGGATGAAAAAGTTCGCCGAGGGTGGCAGTGCTGCACTCTAA